In Cryptomeria japonica chromosome 1, Sugi_1.0, whole genome shotgun sequence, the sequence atattttttaaatatatttatattttttaatataagtgTTTTAGAAGTTGGGATTTCTTGAAGTTtgattgtaaatattttttttttaatttcaattatatatatttatttagattATTTATGTTAATAGTTATATTTTTAAAtacatattattaaaataatttaaaatctaaTACTAATGCATGAAAATCTCTAAACATATATTTCTCTAAATATATTGATAATTTTCTTATATAAGGGTTTTGGAAGTTCCATTTGGTTGAAGGTTTGATTGTGTAATTCAAGAAAAGTTGTAGGGGAGAGTTAAATAGTGCAAACATGAAGTATATAAAAATATTGTTTATGGTGTTGGTTTTCTCTCAAGTTTATTTGGGAGATTGCAATTTTTCAATATATAGTTTTGGAGATTCATTAGCAGACACTGGAAATTTGTTAATCTCAAATCATCAAGGTCTGGGTGCAATTATTGGAAAATTTCCATATGGAGAAACATTTGGTTTTCCAACTGGTTGTTGTTCTAATGGTAGATTGATTgctgatttcattggtaaattttTTATTTCTTACATCTTATATTTTTTCTTAGTAAATTTCAATATTATTTGTTTATATTGAAAATAAGAGATTTGAAACCTTGTTAGTGGAGAAATGGAAATGAGAATCTAATCATATTAGAATATTTCTCTTTcacaatttatttcaaattttaatttattgtttgTTTTGATTGCAGCTAAAGCATTTCTAAAACCTTATTTGCATAAAAATGCAAATTTTAGTGATGGCATAAACTTTGCAGTTGCTGGAGCTACTGCTTTGGAATCATCTTTTTTGACAGCAAAAGGAATTGGACCATTTTGGACAAACAATTGGTTCTTAGACTATAAGAGAAATTTTTGTTCATCTAACAAAGGTGTGTATATCTTCtacaattatattatatattttttaaaaaaaattcaataataatttttatcattgattctaattgattaatAAGATTTAAAAGAAGCTTTAACTTTCTTTTAAATTAGATAAATTACTCTAATAATGGATGTTCTAGCTTTCCAAGAGTCTTACACTTCTATTTTATGTTCAGATTGTGAGAGCCAttttgcaaatgcaatgtttttgatgGGAGAGATAGGTGAAAATGATTACAACTATCCATTTGCACAGCAAAGACCATTAACTGAAGTGGAATCCTTAATTCCTCtggttataaataaaattaaagtagcATTAGAGGTGAGCATATTCAAAATCCTATCTAGATTtatgtttaaaatttaaattaaaagaaaaattttcATTTCAATAActgttatttaattttttaaattgtagTAATTTAATAGATTGTTCTTTATTCATTTGTAGACATTGATTAACTTAGGAGGAGCAAGGAAGATTTTAATTCAAAACAATTTGCCTATTGGTTGTTCACCATCCTATCTTTCTACAAAAGATGGTGAAAAGGATAGTAGTGGGTGTATAAAAAATTATAACCAATTTTCAGAAAAAAGCAACAAGC encodes:
- the LOC131043598 gene encoding acetylajmalan esterase-like, giving the protein MKYIKILFMVLVFSQVYLGDCNFSIYSFGDSLADTGNLLISNHQGLGAIIGKFPYGETFGFPTGCCSNGRLIADFIAKAFLKPYLHKNANFSDGINFAVAGATALESSFLTAKGIGPFWTNNWFLDYKRNFCSSNKDCESHFANAMFLMGEIGENDYNYPFAQQRPLTEVESLIPLVINKIKVALETLINLGGARKILIQNNLPIGCSPSYLSTKDGEKDSSGCIKNYNQFSEKSNKLLKQMVK